The Larimichthys crocea isolate SSNF chromosome XII, L_crocea_2.0, whole genome shotgun sequence region GTTACATGTAGAGTTGCTGTCTTCATTTGATATTTGGATGCTAGCCCACAGAAGCAGCAGCTTCATCAGTGTCACCTGTCTTCTTGACGCTCTTCCACAGGTCTCTCTATAAAGGCTTGGAGGGGGAAGAGGTGGTGGAAGGATCTGGCGAGATGGGGGGCCAACACCAGAGTCAAACCTTGGAGGCaacacatgacatcacatcacatgacatgcatgtgcacgcacacacgcacacacacacacacacacacatcaaaagtTTGGTACCTGTATTGTTCTATTGAACACACAGTACTTttaaaagaagtaaaaagaaCAACTGTACTTTTTTAAATACCTCAGATCTTTGATCTGATcttacactgacacacagagtgaaTCCTGCCATCAGACATACCACACAATTTACACTCCACAGGAAGCTCTGTGTACTTGGCGTGGCACTGCGGACAGAAGTATCCTCCCAGAGACAGACCTGGACCACTGCCACTGTCCAGATGACTAAGTAACATACAGCAGGGGGAAATACATAACACAGATAATAAGAATCTAGTGCACAGTGGCTGCTCACAGTACTGCCCATAAGGTTTATTTAATCACATGGTTTTTACTTACGACATGCTGAATGAAGGCTTGGCATCCTGGTCAGTAAGAGAGGCGATGGTGTGCTGCGGAAAACCTATGTAGATACAGGATTCCAATTAAGTGGGTCTATACAAATATTTAGTTAATGGTTTTATAGTTGTAGTGATCAGCATCAAATGTCTTCATGAATCTGTTTtatggaaacaaaaagaaacattttatttcacagaaatGATCCATTTACtttaatgtatataaatgtgtataatgtatataagtgtttatattgtatataactctacatttttctatttctagTGTATCCTGAGCTGTtgtaacaaacacatttccatgGTGTGGGATCAAAGTCTATCTATCTTACCTCTTATCATATtgctcatactgtacaattCAACCGTTGTTTTATCATTCAAAATTCTAGCCAATCCAAGACACCAGGAAAAAATACCTTCTTAAACATCAAAGTCAATTACTTTTCAAAGACTTTCCAGGCCCAAAGTTCAAGGATTcaacaaaataagtaaataactTGCAACACAATTTATATAATCAGAACTAGTGGAAAGTTCCCTGTTCACTAGAGTtaagtaaaacaaatatcaaaacaactttaaattTTATTGTTGCACAAGATATAttaaattcaagcactttcaatgaCTCATGTCTGTTTATGTCTATACTTTAAAGCTTTCAAGGTCTGGATTTCTCCCTGCCTTTAATTCACAAACATTCAAGGATTTCTTATATAAACCATgtgatgaaatgttgaaactcctcaatgttttcacatgatcacattttgtttctatttggAAATGTGCTCATAGAATATCAGCAGCTGTATCATTTATCACTCTGGGTCTGCAATGAGCAGGAGCAGAATACTTGTTTGTTAGGCCACCACAGTCAGTTTATAAGTGCTGTGGTCTTTAACATTTGGTGTTTGGTAGCTCAGATTTTTTTACCAAAGATGAAGAAAGCATGTGTATACTGACCCATGCGTATTAAAGAGCATTCAGATGAGGAACTGGCTGGAGGAGGTTTGACATGCAGTATCAGCAGCTCTTTGAAGTGACTCTCATCCAGGATGACATGGTATGAGCCACCCGTCTCCCTGGTCAACACTGTACACACCCGGATCTCCGCTGACAGGCCGATTACTGAGACCCGCACCTTCAGAGACTTTAGGGTCTGCCAGACGAGGAACATGATTAGAGAGAGTCACTTTTACAttgagctgaaatgaaatatgtatatatgtaaggATTTAAGGTGACTTCACCTTGATCAGTTCATAGATATTGGCTGGGTCACATGTGGTGAGGCTGCTGAGGATTATCAGGATCTCCCGGCTTGTATGTCCAGGCATGTGCCTTCACACAAAGACAGGCAAGCACCTTAGTGACATTCAGTAATGTTCCACAAACTGATCTAAGTCATGAACACTGCAGAACATACTTGAGGGTCTGTATGGCCAGGTTGAGAGAATTGTATAGGGACGGctctcctacacacacagtgtctacAGCTTTCTTCAGAGCAGCAATGTGCTTCTTTGGATTTCCTAGTGGTGAaacacacctttacacacaGATTACCatattttccgcactataaggcgcaTCAGATTATAAGGCTCACCTTGAATTaatggcctattttaaaactgttttcatatatagggTGCACCGCATTATGTACcgcatgtatatatgtgtgtgtgtgtgtgtgtgtgtgtgtgtgtgtgtgtctgtgtctgtgtactatatgtatgtatatatgttcacgtgttatgtacacgttagtgctctttattcagaaaccctcatgtcacatctacatttcaggatctggttattatagacactgattaaatgttaaatataaatatttcaatatttatcatcacagtatcagtgttacacacattagtagctgtaaacactcagcattagaaaaatacatacgttggtttggtgctggtacataaggagtaaacatttataatcatcactttaaaagttacatgcgttgtttttggtgcctatttgtttcccagatatattagtgtgtgtgtgaatgggtgtataagagacattaacttaaagaactttgtagaaaggcgctttatgaagttcagtctatttccttgtattagtttacgggcagatctgccttaaccaatatggcggacccattgacgtatcgcgaccaacaaccaacccgctcaatgcggcgtctatgtatatatgtctatgcgtatatatgtctatggttacttCAGCGACGCCCCCTGACTACGGTAGCCATGATTAACCAATATTAATCCATATATAAGGCACATCGGATTATAAGGCGCACTGTCggcttttgagaaaattgaaggCTTTTAGGTGCGCCTTATAGTGTGGAAAATACGGCACATTAATGCTGCACAGGTAACTACACAGACAAATCCATAAACAGGAGTGTGACAATTATCTCTGATGCAGTAACTACTGATTTAAATTAGAAATCCTTACAttaataataaagcaaaaatattttCACCATCTACAGGAAgctcaagaagaaaaaaagtgtattgCATATATTACTTATGTAATAAGTAAAAAAATGATGCTTCTGTATACTGAGCACTTCACCTGCCAGCTCAGTCAGCTTCTCAGCTCTTTTATTCTTCGTGATGATGATGCCCACCTAGAGACACACAAGACATGGTgttacatcaaatcaaatcaaatcaaatcagattttatttgtatagcccaaagtcacaaagtacatttgcctcagagacaccctctgtccttagaccctcggttcgagtgaggaaaaacttgcctacaaaaaacccttttaacaggtaAAAAGGTTAAAGAAACCCCaagaagagccacagaggagggatccctctcccaggacagacagacgtgcaatggatgtcacatgtacagaacaaatcaacacaaacatattgtacaattacaatgaatgataaaatgattacagtagcagtggaacctgtgacagagatagagagacaaagatgcacagcagcagcaagtcatcaactaactataaactgtaatggagatatggtagcaataacGACAGTAGGGCTGCTtgattatgaaaaataaaaataaaaaataaaaatcaatatcacgattattttggtcaatattgaaatcacatttattcaATAAATctgtagtgttaccaagaggagcagctattaccatgtagcaaatcttgcacattatgtgctgctgcttctcgtcggattcttctcattcgctttcaatctcactcactgtttttgaacaaatgacacacctcctcactcttcagctgtgtgagggagtatgggctatcctgttagtcagcggggccatgtgaaatggaatgtattgcgcatgcgcATCCCtcagaaattgtgtaatgaaaagtggaaaataaatcgtttaaactcgattatatgatttttgagatcgtttgacaacaaaaatcaaaatcGTAATaaaattcgattaattgcacagccctaaatgacagtagtaatatgtgtagtgggcgtcatgcaggaccacagcagcagtcacGATccatggcagcataactaagggatgacctgagccagccctaactataagctctcTCAAgtaaagtcttaagtctactcttaaaagtgttgaccgtgtctgcttcctgaacccagaatggtatTTTGCTCCACAGAAaaggagcctgatagctgaaagctctggctcccaatctacttttggacaCTATAGGAACTACAAGGAACTCAACATtttgagagtgcagtgttctagaggggtagtaaggtactatgagttcttttagatatgatggtgcctgacaatgaagagctttgtatgtaaggaaaataatgcaaggaagccaaaaatGGGA contains the following coding sequences:
- the LOC104926566 gene encoding general transcription factor IIH subunit 2-like isoform X2, with the protein product MDEEPERAKRWEGGYERTWEVLKEDESGSLKATVEEILFQSKRKRVIESHGQVRLGMMRHLYVVIDCSRSMEDQDLKPSRLTSTLKVGIIITKNKRAEKLTELAGNPKKHIAALKKAVDTVCVGEPSLYNSLNLAIQTLKHMPGHTSREILIILSSLTTCDPANIYELIKTLKSLKVRVSVIGLSAEIRVCTVLTRETGGSYHVILDESHFKELLILHVKPPPASSSSECSLIRMGFPQHTIASLTDQDAKPSFSMSHLDSGSGPGLSLGGYFCPQCHAKYTELPVECKLCGLTLVLAPHLARSFHHLFPLQAFIERPVEERQEDR
- the LOC104926566 gene encoding general transcription factor IIH subunit 2-like isoform X1, whose product is MDEEPERAKRWEGGYERTWEVLKEDESGSLKATVEEILFQSKRKRVIESHGQVRLGMMRHLYVVIDCSRSMEDQDLKPSRLTSTLKLMEAFIDEYFDQNPISQVGIIITKNKRAEKLTELAGNPKKHIAALKKAVDTVCVGEPSLYNSLNLAIQTLKHMPGHTSREILIILSSLTTCDPANIYELIKTLKSLKVRVSVIGLSAEIRVCTVLTRETGGSYHVILDESHFKELLILHVKPPPASSSSECSLIRMGFPQHTIASLTDQDAKPSFSMSHLDSGSGPGLSLGGYFCPQCHAKYTELPVECKLCGLTLVLAPHLARSFHHLFPLQAFIERPVEERQEDR